A stretch of Neisseria subflava DNA encodes these proteins:
- a CDS encoding IS5 family transposase yields MSTFFQQTAQVMIAKHIDRFPLLKLDQVIDWQPIEQYLNRQRTRYLRDHRGRPAYPLLSMFKAILLGQWHSLSDPELEHSLITRIDFNLFCRFDELSIPDYSTLCRYRNWLAQDDTLSELLELINRQLTEKGLKVEKASAAVIDATIIQTAGSKQRQAIEVDEEGQVSGQTTPSKDSDARWIKKNGLYRLGYKQHTRTDAEGYIEKLHITPANAHECKHLSPLLEGLPKGTTVYADKGYDSEENRQYLEERRLQDGIMRKAHRKHPLTEAQTKRNRYLSKTRYVVEQSFGTLHRKFRYARAAYFGLLKVSAQSHLKAMCLNLLKAANRLSAPVAA; encoded by the coding sequence ATGAGCACCTTCTTCCAGCAAACCGCACAAGTCATGATCGCCAAACACATCGACCGTTTCCCACTATTGAAGTTGGATCAGGTGATTGATTGGCAGCCGATCGAACAATACCTGAATCGTCAAAGAACCCGTTACCTTAGAGACCACCGCGGCCGTCCCGCCTATCCCCTGTTGTCCATGTTCAAAGCTATCCTGCTCGGACAATGGCACAGCCTCTCCGATCCCGAACTCGAACACAGCCTCATCACCCGCATCGATTTCAACCTGTTTTGCCGTTTTGACGAACTGAGCATCCCCGATTACAGCACCTTATGCCGCTACCGCAACTGGCTGGCGCAAGACGACACCCTGTCCGAATTGCTGGAACTGATTAACCGCCAACTGACCGAAAAAGGCCTAAAAGTAGAGAAAGCATCCGCCGCCGTCATTGACGCCACCATTATCCAGACCGCCGGCAGCAAACAGCGCCAGGCCATAGAAGTCGACGAGGAAGGACAAGTCAGCGGCCAAACCACACCGAGTAAAGACAGCGATGCCCGTTGGATAAAGAAAAACGGCCTCTACAGACTCGGTTACAAACAACATACCCGTACCGATGCGGAAGGCTATATCGAGAAACTGCACATTACCCCCGCCAATGCCCATGAGTGCAAACATCTGTCGCCTTTGTTGGAAGGCTTGCCCAAAGGTACAACCGTCTATGCCGACAAAGGCTATGACAGTGAGGAAAACCGTCAATATCTGGAAGAGCGTCGACTGCAGGACGGCATTATGCGCAAAGCCCACCGTAAACATCCGCTGACGGAAGCGCAAACCAAACGCAACCGATATTTGTCGAAGACCCGTTATGTGGTCGAACAAAGCTTCGGTACGCTGCACCGTAAATTCCGCTATGCGCGGGCAGCCTATTTCGGGCTGCTCAAAGTGAGTGCGCAAAGCCATCTGAAGGCGATGTGTTTGAACCTTTTGAAAGCCGCCAACAGGCTAAGTGCGCCTGTAGCTGCCTAA
- a CDS encoding CinA family protein, with amino-acid sequence MSHLQTIAEHLTSRRQTVTCAESCTGGLLAGALTSLSGSSQWFHQSFVTYSNQAKQERLGVMPDTLLKHGAVSRETVYEMARGAKAVAQADYALSISGIAGPSGGSAAKPVGTVWFGLATPEGSFEQTALFTGDREAVRAQAVEYALAFLAEHLV; translated from the coding sequence ATGTCCCATCTGCAAACCATCGCCGAACACCTGACCAGCCGCCGTCAAACCGTTACCTGCGCCGAGTCCTGCACCGGCGGTCTGCTTGCAGGTGCGCTGACCTCCCTCTCCGGCAGCTCGCAATGGTTTCATCAAAGCTTCGTCACATACAGCAACCAAGCCAAACAAGAGCGCCTCGGCGTCATGCCCGATACCTTGCTGAAACACGGCGCGGTCAGCCGCGAAACCGTCTATGAAATGGCACGCGGCGCAAAAGCCGTGGCGCAGGCAGATTACGCCTTGAGTATTTCCGGCATCGCCGGCCCTAGCGGCGGCAGCGCGGCCAAACCGGTCGGCACAGTCTGGTTCGGCCTGGCCACGCCCGAAGGTTCGTTTGAACAAACCGCGCTATTCACAGGCGACCGCGAAGCAGTAAGGGCGCAAGCCGTCGAATACGCATTGGCTTTCTTGGCGGAACATTTGGTTTGA
- a CDS encoding pyrimidine 5'-nucleotidase: MNHSPVWLFDLDNTLHNAEAGIFYIINRAMTEYMAGRLKLSEEAASQLRQDYWHRYGATLAGLQIHHPEVDIDEFLRESHPLKQILAKVEGMDGTDDVLGRLKGRKAVFSNGPSFYVRALVEALGLEAHFDGLFGTDDFGLLYKPNPQAYLNVCRLLGINPEQCIMVDDSADNLHQAKALGMKTVWYGEKAHPLPFADGIAKDMRGLLDFAQNLP; the protein is encoded by the coding sequence ATGAATCATTCTCCCGTTTGGCTGTTTGACCTCGACAATACTTTGCACAATGCCGAAGCCGGCATTTTCTACATCATCAACCGCGCCATGACCGAATACATGGCAGGCCGTCTGAAGCTTTCCGAAGAGGCCGCCTCCCAACTTCGCCAAGATTATTGGCACCGATACGGCGCGACGCTTGCCGGTTTGCAAATCCACCATCCCGAAGTCGATATCGATGAATTTTTGCGTGAAAGTCACCCGCTTAAGCAAATTTTGGCAAAGGTGGAGGGTATGGATGGAACTGATGACGTTTTAGGCCGTCTGAAAGGGCGAAAAGCCGTATTTTCCAACGGGCCTTCGTTTTATGTCCGCGCATTGGTTGAAGCATTGGGCTTGGAAGCGCATTTTGACGGCTTGTTCGGCACGGACGACTTCGGCCTGCTCTACAAACCCAATCCGCAAGCCTATCTCAACGTCTGCCGCCTGTTGGGCATCAATCCCGAACAGTGCATTATGGTGGACGACAGCGCCGACAATCTGCACCAAGCCAAAGCCTTGGGCATGAAGACCGTTTGGTACGGCGAAAAAGCCCATCCGTTGCCATTTGCCGACGGCATAGCGAAAGATATGCGGGGCTTGCTTGATTTTGCACAAAACCTGCCATGA
- a CDS encoding thiamine ABC transporter substrate-binding protein yields MKLKLSALALLLASANLYAQTEVRLAVHKSFSLPQSVIAQFEKANDAKVSVIKAGSGNEMLNKLILSKANPIADAVYGLDNANIGKAKAAGILAANQPKSAPVTASLPDALAVDYAYVAINYDKKWFEQKKLPLPQTLQDLTKPEYKNLLVTPSPATSSPGLSFLLANIGGMGEEGAFKWWAQMRQNGVKVAKGWSEAYYTDFTQNGGAYPLVVSYATSPAAEVHYSKGKYNTPPTGNLFLKGGTFRQVEGAAVLKGAKQPELAAKLVSWLQSGEVQQALPAEMWVYPAAKNTPLPKVFEFAQTPKHSDSPNRADINTKQKQWVSRWSKTVLR; encoded by the coding sequence ATGAAACTGAAATTGTCCGCCTTGGCCCTGTTGCTGGCTTCGGCAAACCTGTACGCCCAAACCGAAGTGCGTTTGGCCGTGCACAAATCCTTCAGCCTACCCCAATCCGTCATCGCGCAATTTGAAAAAGCCAACGATGCCAAAGTGTCCGTCATCAAGGCAGGCAGCGGCAACGAAATGCTCAACAAGCTGATTTTGAGCAAGGCCAACCCGATTGCCGATGCGGTTTACGGTTTGGACAACGCCAACATCGGCAAAGCCAAAGCCGCCGGCATCCTCGCCGCCAACCAACCTAAATCTGCGCCCGTAACCGCTTCCCTGCCCGATGCGCTGGCCGTCGATTACGCCTATGTCGCCATCAACTACGACAAAAAATGGTTTGAACAGAAAAAACTGCCTCTGCCGCAAACCCTGCAAGACCTGACCAAACCGGAATATAAAAACCTTTTGGTAACCCCGTCTCCCGCCACATCCTCGCCCGGCCTCTCCTTCCTCTTGGCCAACATCGGCGGCATGGGTGAAGAAGGCGCATTCAAATGGTGGGCGCAAATGCGCCAAAACGGCGTGAAAGTTGCCAAAGGCTGGAGTGAAGCCTACTACACCGACTTCACCCAAAACGGCGGCGCTTATCCCCTCGTGGTCAGCTATGCCACCAGCCCGGCGGCCGAAGTCCACTACTCCAAAGGCAAATACAACACCCCGCCCACCGGCAACCTCTTCCTCAAAGGCGGAACATTCCGCCAAGTTGAAGGCGCGGCCGTTTTGAAAGGCGCGAAGCAACCCGAACTGGCGGCCAAACTGGTGAGCTGGCTGCAAAGCGGCGAAGTGCAACAAGCCCTGCCTGCCGAAATGTGGGTCTATCCGGCTGCCAAAAACACGCCGCTGCCCAAAGTATTCGAGTTTGCCCAAACCCCGAAACACAGCGATTCCCCCAACCGCGCCGACATCAACACCAAACAAAAACAATGGGTGAGCCGTTGGAGCAAAACCGTTTTACGTTAA
- a CDS encoding mechanosensitive ion channel family protein, producing MNFDLQSLSPFSGWEQLAQTGMSFGMNLLAALAIFFIGRWVTTRVVTLMKTALTRAKVDKTLVSFLGNVANIGLLILIIIAALGKLGIPTTSVTALIGGAGLAVALSLKDQLSNFAAGVLIILFRPFKVGDFIRVNGFEGIVREIKMVQTSLSTPDNEEVVLPNSVVMTNSITNRSSLPLCRAQVVVGVDYACDLKAAKAAVLRAATEHPLCVQTEERPAVVYITNLGDSAIEITLWAWTQEENLGPFRFALNEQIVENLREANINIPFPQCDVHLIQPKD from the coding sequence ATGAATTTCGATCTTCAATCCCTCTCCCCCTTCTCCGGTTGGGAACAACTCGCCCAAACCGGCATGTCTTTCGGCATGAACCTGCTGGCCGCCTTAGCCATCTTCTTTATCGGCCGCTGGGTCACCACGCGCGTGGTGACACTGATGAAAACCGCACTGACGCGCGCCAAAGTCGATAAAACGCTGGTCAGCTTCCTCGGCAACGTCGCCAACATCGGCCTGCTGATCCTCATCATCATCGCCGCACTGGGTAAACTCGGTATTCCGACCACTTCCGTGACCGCCTTGATCGGTGGCGCAGGCTTGGCCGTGGCTTTGTCTTTGAAAGACCAACTGTCCAACTTCGCCGCCGGCGTGCTGATTATCCTGTTCCGCCCGTTTAAAGTCGGCGACTTTATCCGCGTCAACGGTTTTGAAGGTATCGTCCGAGAAATCAAAATGGTGCAGACCTCTTTGAGCACGCCGGACAACGAAGAAGTCGTCCTACCCAACAGCGTGGTCATGACCAACAGCATCACCAACCGCTCCTCCCTGCCCCTGTGCCGCGCCCAAGTCGTTGTCGGCGTCGATTACGCCTGCGACTTGAAAGCCGCCAAAGCCGCCGTATTGAGAGCGGCAACCGAGCATCCATTGTGTGTTCAAACCGAAGAACGACCTGCCGTCGTATACATTACCAACCTTGGCGACAGCGCCATCGAAATCACCCTTTGGGCGTGGACGCAAGAAGAAAATCTCGGCCCGTTCCGATTCGCCCTGAACGAGCAGATCGTCGAAAATCTGCGCGAAGCCAACATCAACATCCCATTCCCACAATGTGATGTCCACCTCATTCAGCCGAAAGACTGA